Within Mucilaginibacter inviolabilis, the genomic segment TACCAGGCCAGGGTGAGCTGCTCTACGCTATTGCATAAGCTGCCCATCTGGCTGCCATCATGCAATAAATAAATTTCGGGGTTGCGGCGGCCATCTTTGCGGATGTATGGCTTACCGTCTTTTTTGGAGGAATCGGCCCACCAATAAGGCGCCTGGCTCACATAGTCGTGTTTATCATTACTGGGAGCCAGTTTTGTTTTATGAAAGGTTACCGAGTAAGGGCCTGCACTTATTAGGCTATCGGCATGAATAATCAGGTTGCTAACCTGAGCTACCATAGCCGTGTCTTTATTTTGATACTGCTGTTTACATTGCTTAAGCACTTGCTCATCAAGCAATATAAAAACAGTTTTACCGGCTTTGCGTTGTGCAAAGCCGGTAAAATATAGGGGTATTAACAGAAACAGGATGATGTGTCTGTATGTCATGATTAATATCCAGGGTTTTGAGTTAAGTTAGGATTTACGTCGCGCTCTGGTTGGGGTATGGGTAGCAGCAACAGATTATCCGGAAGGGTAAAACCATTAATCGTCTGTTCAACTTGTTTAATGCGACCCAACCTGATCAGATCCCAACGACGATGCCCTTCTACGCAAAGTTCACGGGCGCGGTCTTTTACCAACGTATCAATAAAAGCCGAAGGTGTAGGCGTATTAGCCAAACTTAAGTGCACGGCAGATAAACCTGCTCGGTCCCTCACCGTATTTAGCCCGTTAAATTTGGCAGGATCGCCTGGGTTAAGGTTATTCATGGCTTCTGACTGCATCATCAATACGTCGGCATAACGCAGTATGATCCAGTTCATGCGGGAGTTATTGCTTCCCTGTACCCATTGCGGGTCTTTATATTTGCTGATCCAGGGAGAAACGGTTGTGGTAACTCCTTTTGAATCGGTTACTTTGTTGGTTACGTTCCAGGCTTTTCTTACATCGGCTCCAAAATAAAGATTGTTGAACACATAAGGGTTAGCCACAAATGATCCGGAACCGCCACCGGCCAGCGGTGTAAACATACGCACGGTTATATTTTGTGTGGTAGTGGTGTTATTGCTGCCAAACTGCACATCAAAAATGTGTTCTGTTTGCTGTGGGAAGTATTTGATATCCCAGTTAAAAACGTCAGTATAATTCGGCATCAGTTTGTAAAGGCCTGAATTGATCACTTTATTACATTCGGCAAGGGCATTCTGATTGTCGTTCGGATCGGCAAAGGTGGTGCTAGCCCTTTGCAGGTAAACCCGGGCCAGCATAGCTGATGCCGCACCTGATGATACCATCCCTTTATTAGCCGATGATATTTTATCTTCTGATAAACAATTAGCTTCGGCAAACAACAGATCGGCAATAGCTTGAGCGTATACTTTGCTTGCCGCTGTTCTTGACGGAGAAAAATCCGGATCGTTTTTGTCAACCACCGGATGTGTGATCAATGGAACATCGCCAAAGCTTTTGGCCAGGTCAAAGTAAGCCATGCCGCGTAAAAAACTGGCGTTACCCAATAGGTTGTTCTTGGTAGGGACATCCATGGTGATTTTGGGTACGTTGGCCAAAATATCATTGGCCCTGCTGATCAGTTTGTAGCTATTTACCCACCAGTTGTTTATTTCGATGTTTGATGGAGTGTAAGTTAGCTTGTACATATCAATACGCTCCTGATTTTGCGTAAGCAGGGGGATAAGACAATCGCCAGAAAGCTCACCCATAATATAAACCGTACGCTGATAGTAAGCCTGGGGCTGTAACTGGCTTAAAGCGCCTACAACCGCTGCCTGCGCATCGGCAGCACTTTGATAAAAGTTGGTATTGGTTAAAACGCTGGTTGGTTTTTCGTCTAACAGCTTTTTGCAGGAAGAAAAAGTTAATCCAGCCAAAGCACATAATATATATATCTTTTTCATGATTTTCTCTGTTTAAATAATTACCGGTTACATGCCTAATCTTAAGCCCAAAGTGTAGGTTTTGATATTTGGATACGGGTTATAATCGGTACCTAATGAAGTATAGTTACCGCTTGCCGTATCATAAGTATTTACTTCCGGGTCATAACCTGAGTATTTGGTAATGGTGAACAAGTTTTGTCCCGTTACATATACGCTGGCAGATTTAAATACCTTACTCACTTTTGGCAATGGCAGATTATAGCTTAAAGTGATAGTTTTAAATCTTAAATAACTCCCATTCTCTAATATATCACTGGTTGGACCTAAACTGCGACGCAAGGTACTACCCACGCTTGGCAAGGAGTTATCAGAGCCCGGCATACCAAAGCTTCTGGTTAACACATAAGCCAGTTTATTATCGTTGGTAGTTCCGTTTTCGGTCTCAATTTTGTTCTCGTTCATGATCTTATTGCCATAAACACCCTGTATCAATACAAACAGGTTAAACTGCCCAACAGTTAAATTACTGTTAAAACCGTAAGTGAATTTTGGTAAAGCATTACCGATGATGGTACGGTCAGACGCGTTGATGATATGATCGCCATTCAGATCTTTATATCGCGGATCGCCCGGTTTAACAGCATTGGTTATTCCGCTTGCGGCAATTTGCTGTGTTGATTGCCATATACCATCATACACATAGCCATAAAATGAGCCGATAGGCTTACCTACCTGCAGTATGGATGAGTTTTGACCGCCCGGATATA encodes:
- a CDS encoding RagB/SusD family nutrient uptake outer membrane protein, whose amino-acid sequence is MKKIYILCALAGLTFSSCKKLLDEKPTSVLTNTNFYQSAADAQAAVVGALSQLQPQAYYQRTVYIMGELSGDCLIPLLTQNQERIDMYKLTYTPSNIEINNWWVNSYKLISRANDILANVPKITMDVPTKNNLLGNASFLRGMAYFDLAKSFGDVPLITHPVVDKNDPDFSPSRTAASKVYAQAIADLLFAEANCLSEDKISSANKGMVSSGAASAMLARVYLQRASTTFADPNDNQNALAECNKVINSGLYKLMPNYTDVFNWDIKYFPQQTEHIFDVQFGSNNTTTTQNITVRMFTPLAGGGSGSFVANPYVFNNLYFGADVRKAWNVTNKVTDSKGVTTTVSPWISKYKDPQWVQGSNNSRMNWIILRYADVLMMQSEAMNNLNPGDPAKFNGLNTVRDRAGLSAVHLSLANTPTPSAFIDTLVKDRARELCVEGHRRWDLIRLGRIKQVEQTINGFTLPDNLLLLPIPQPERDVNPNLTQNPGY